The following DNA comes from Candidatus Omnitrophota bacterium.
TTGCGCTTGAGTAATTGGTCTTAGAGAAATCTTTTGCCACCAGCTCATACGGAAGGCCAAGGGCTGCGGATATGGCTTTTAAGATTCTGTCTACGAACGGTTCAAACGTCGCGCTCGGCCTCTGGGGATTAAATGAGGTGATAGTCTCCCCAGGCATAAGATGCTTAATCATCCCGGGCTCTAAGGATTCCAGCATCTGACCGGAAGGATTTCGCTCGTAGGCGGAATTGACTGCCACATCCATCGAGGCCTCGGAAGTTATAAAAAGTGAGAAGCATGCTGCAATACGGCTGGCAACCAGCTCTGCCTCGGTATACTCGGCTAAATCTTTAAAATAGGTCAATACCGGAGCAAAAAAGGGAACGCCTCTGGTCTGGCCTGAACGCAAAACATAATACAAATGAAAAATATTTCTTCTGCCCATTACGCCCTTGGACTGGATTTCTATATACTGCTTTGCTTCTTCCGCAGACCGGTGATAGATATCTCCGGGGTGCGTCTTTTGAATAAAGTAGGAAACCGGCTCGCCGTTTTCTCCGATCTTGACGCCAGACCTGACTGCCTTGTCGCTTTTTTTATCAGCCGGGGTGTTGAGCCTGTCTGACTCAATCACTTGCAGGGCCAACGGGTACGGCCTGCCGTTAGTTTCCAATCTCAACGGGACGATTATTGCCTCGCCGTTTTCTAAGATCTGCCTGTCTACTAACTGCTGGATCTCATAGAAGTCCATGCGCTCTCCGGCATCAGCATAAGGAGTCCAGCGCCTCCATACCTTTTCGGCTTTTCTTTGGAATTCGTCTGCCAGCCCCTCGTCTATGCCAAGTTCTTCCTTATCCACCCTGCTCTGAGGCCTGATGCCGGTGCCGATGACATTTACAGTCATCGTTGAGGTAATCCCTGCGGCGTGCGCGTCATTTCTGTTTAAATCGCGACTGCGCTCCCGGATATCGGATAATTCAGGCAGCAAGTCCTGGTCTGCCGAGCCTCCTCCGGGAATCCATGACGACCTTAGGCGGTCCCTGCTTGCGCCTTTATACGCGCCGAACTTCTGAGAAATATTTATTGCCTCGCGGTACATCCTGCGCTTAAACCCGGCCTTGGGGGAAAAGAAAGAAACGATATTGTCTATTGCGCCCGCGATTCTTTCTGAAAGTTTATTTTTAATTTTCATGACGGCTTATCAAATTTTGCGTATGTGGTAGTGTCGTTTGAGCCTGCGATTTCTCTGCGCAATTGGTCGCGCAGCTTTATTAGTTCAGTAAGGGGAATATATTGAAGATTCCTTCCGCCGATAGAATAAGATTGCACAGCGCCGCCAGTCGTCCTGGCGTTAATGGCATTCTCGACGTTATCAAGCATCTCCTGCTTCGTGGGCACGCTCACAAAAAACTCCTTTTGCCTCATCCCAATAAAAAACCCGACTCCAACCGATGCATCGGAATCGGGTTTTTGCTGCTATTGGGCGCGGCAGCAGTGATCAGCTACTGCCGCTTTTTAAGTTTCCTAATTCAATATTACCCAAATACAGTTTTTTGGCAATAGGGTCGTTATGCTGTTATAGTAATAATTCAAATTTAGCCCTCTTGCTCTATAGACTTAAAATTATAGCCGCATTCTTTGCAGCGGTGATACCTGACCGGCGGATGACTCGCATACCAGCGGATCTTCTTTGATCCGCATCTTGGACACCTAAGTGGAATAAACCTGACAGCATAATCATCGCCTGTATTCCCGGGGCGACCGGCGCTTCTTTTTCTAACATCAACATTTCCTGAATGATTTTCATTTTTTAACCAATTCTCTTTTCTCTCAAGCCATCGCCCCATCAAAGCCAAGAGCCCTCTCTTTTGCGGATCCAAGCCTCTCTTGAATGGCCTTGGACTTCAGTTTTCGGCTGATAAACTCTTGTCGAATCATCTTTGCGGATATTTAATGCCCGGATAATGTCTGCGGCAGCCAAGGCATAAACCTCTGCATCGAGAAAGTGATTTGCTGCCGCCTCTTTCTTTTTCTGCCACACTTCCTTTGCCCGGCCAGTCGTGCGGTTACGTATTAATATTTTGTGTTCGGAAGTAAACTGAGTTAAATACTCCTCGTTCGAATTTTTAAAGATGTGCCATTTAACCGGATCCCGAGAAGTGACGAGCCGATTGATTTTGTCTTTATACTGCGTTACGTTCAAATGCCATAAAACAAGGCCTCCTGGAATAACTGCCCCGGTCCGCGAATTGATATCTATTTTGTTTGCACGATAGAAACGACCTCCGCTAATTTCTTCAACTCCCTTGATCGCTTTAGTCTTATCGGCCCAGTGACGGCAAAACCGGTATACCTCATCGGTTTTAAATCCCGAATCGATACATGACATATAGACAGTGAGAGTTTCCGCTGAACTTAATCTTTTATATTCCGTTTTGAACAATTCCTCTACTAGGTCATCCCAATACTCAACTCGTCCTGCGCGGATGAGCCATGATTCTTCATAATATCCCCAGCCTCGTATGACGAAATAAAAATGATCCTTCTGCACGTCAACGCCTGCAGTCAAAACCAAAACATCATCCGGAACAATTCCCTCGTCATAATCCCGGGCGAGATTGCGCACCTTATCTACCGTTGTCTCTTCAATCTTTTCTTCCCAAACCTCCGCAAGCCACGAATTGACGAAATTCATCAACAGCTCAATGTAGTCCTTAGACTTTAAGAACTCTGCTGCGATATCGCTCCATGTAAGCCAAGGAGAATAAAGAGAGCTGATCCAGAAACCGCGGTTTCTGTTTTTCTCTTTCTTCTCCGGAATCCACTCTCCGCTTAACATTATCTTTTGCTTCTGCGCGTCTTCTATCTTTCTGCCGCAATAGAAACATTCATACCAGGCAAGCCGCTCGTTTTTAATTCTCTCCGGCGATGATTCCTCTCTCGGCCATTTGATTTGACCAAATACCAAAACTTGCAATTTCCCGCAATGAGGGCAGGGAACGTAAAATCTCCTTTGATCTGACTTCTCATATTCCCGGAAGATATAACCTTCGCGTGTAGTAGGCGTTGAAACCTTAATTGTCTTTTTATTCCAAAAAGTCTTCTGCCTCTCTGAAGCAAGTTTTATCGGATCTGCCTCGCGGCCCGAAAACTTCGGATATTTATCAACCTCATCCAGAAATAGATACCGGATAGGCCTTGACGCAAGATCAGCCGGGCTGTTTGATCCTGCGAAATACAGGATCATGCGGTCAAAATGATATTCGAGTTTCGTGATATCATCGAGATTCTCGGGGAGATATTTATTTAATACCGGCGATGCTTCAATCATCGGGCGGACTCTATTATACGAAACGCTCTTTGCATCATCGGCCCGCGGCGAGACCATAAGCGTCGGACCCGGGTCCTGGTCGATTACATAACCCAGCATATTATACATTGCCTCAGTCTTACCAACTTGAGATGCAGCCATAACTGTTATCTCATCAACAAACGGATCCGTGAAAGCATCCATGATCCCTTTTAAATAGGGTGTCCTTGTTGTCGACCACTGCCCGGGCTCTGCGGAAGTCTTAACATCAAGGCGTCTGAACGTATCCGCCCACTCGCTCACCGTCATCTTATTCGGCAAAACCCACTCTTCTGCCGCATAAGGCAATACGGTGCTAACTATCGCTTTTGCTATTTTTATCCCCATTTTTCACACCCGCGAATTGATTGATGATATAACGCAACTCCGCGTCTAACATTTCGCACATAACCTTCGGATCCTGTTGATACAATTTTGGCGCGATGTATTTCGGAAGCCGCAAAAAACCGGCCTTAATCCCTCTTATTTGATTCTTAACAATTGAAGCGTGATCCGCAAAAGGAATAAGTTCTCCTTCTTTCTGCTTCAGTTCAAGTTCGCTTAATTTAG
Coding sequences within:
- a CDS encoding phage portal protein, translating into MKIKNKLSERIAGAIDNIVSFFSPKAGFKRRMYREAINISQKFGAYKGASRDRLRSSWIPGGGSADQDLLPELSDIRERSRDLNRNDAHAAGITSTMTVNVIGTGIRPQSRVDKEELGIDEGLADEFQRKAEKVWRRWTPYADAGERMDFYEIQQLVDRQILENGEAIIVPLRLETNGRPYPLALQVIESDRLNTPADKKSDKAVRSGVKIGENGEPVSYFIQKTHPGDIYHRSAEEAKQYIEIQSKGVMGRRNIFHLYYVLRSGQTRGVPFFAPVLTYFKDLAEYTEAELVASRIAACFSLFITSEASMDVAVNSAYERNPSGQMLESLEPGMIKHLMPGETITSFNPQRPSATFEPFVDRILKAISAALGLPYELVAKDFSKTNYSSARAALLEARRYFKVRQEWLSQKLCQPVWEMLLEEAYLKGELEAAEFYEKGRPRSAWLRARWIAPGWSWVDPLKEVKASREAITGNISSLADEAAGQGKDWEEILEQRAREEQKRKELGLPETTADSKIPKDGGTEEAQQEEEIRQILEDAGEVTKRNENLSSELAKIGNDNSALKEELCGIKNKLSEVLANG
- a CDS encoding phage terminase large subunit family protein codes for the protein MGIKIAKAIVSTVLPYAAEEWVLPNKMTVSEWADTFRRLDVKTSAEPGQWSTTRTPYLKGIMDAFTDPFVDEITVMAASQVGKTEAMYNMLGYVIDQDPGPTLMVSPRADDAKSVSYNRVRPMIEASPVLNKYLPENLDDITKLEYHFDRMILYFAGSNSPADLASRPIRYLFLDEVDKYPKFSGREADPIKLASERQKTFWNKKTIKVSTPTTREGYIFREYEKSDQRRFYVPCPHCGKLQVLVFGQIKWPREESSPERIKNERLAWYECFYCGRKIEDAQKQKIMLSGEWIPEKKEKNRNRGFWISSLYSPWLTWSDIAAEFLKSKDYIELLMNFVNSWLAEVWEEKIEETTVDKVRNLARDYDEGIVPDDVLVLTAGVDVQKDHFYFVIRGWGYYEESWLIRAGRVEYWDDLVEELFKTEYKRLSSAETLTVYMSCIDSGFKTDEVYRFCRHWADKTKAIKGVEEISGGRFYRANKIDINSRTGAVIPGGLVLWHLNVTQYKDKINRLVTSRDPVKWHIFKNSNEEYLTQFTSEHKILIRNRTTGRAKEVWQKKKEAAANHFLDAEVYALAAADIIRALNIRKDDSTRVYQPKTEVQGHSREAWIRKREGSWL